A region of Ochrobactrum quorumnocens DNA encodes the following proteins:
- the infC gene encoding translation initiation factor IF-3, with amino-acid sequence MRRPFRATPVQKDGPRSNRDIRVPRVQLIDAEGHNHGSIPTQEAIAMAEEAGLDLVEIVPNAEPPVCKIVDLGKLKYQNQKKASEARKKQKTVEIKEIKMRPNIDTHDYEVKMKAAQRFFEEGDKVKVTLRFRGREMAHQELGMKLLLRVKEDTVEIAKVESEPKLEGRQMMMVLAPR; translated from the coding sequence ATTCGCCGACCGTTCAGAGCGACGCCGGTCCAGAAAGACGGACCGCGCTCCAACCGTGATATCCGGGTTCCCCGGGTCCAGCTCATCGATGCCGAAGGCCACAACCACGGCAGCATCCCGACGCAGGAAGCAATTGCAATGGCTGAGGAAGCCGGTCTCGATCTCGTTGAGATCGTGCCGAACGCCGAGCCACCTGTCTGCAAGATCGTGGATCTTGGCAAGCTGAAGTATCAGAATCAGAAAAAAGCCTCCGAAGCGCGCAAGAAGCAGAAAACGGTCGAAATCAAGGAAATCAAGATGCGACCGAACATCGACACTCATGACTATGAAGTGAAGATGAAGGCTGCACAGCGTTTCTTCGAAGAAGGCGACAAGGTCAAGGTTACGCTTCGTTTCCGTGGCCGTGAAATGGCCCACCAGGAGCTCGGTATGAAGCTTCTGTTGCGCGTGAAGGAAGACACTGTTGAAATCGCAAAGGTGGAATCCGAGCCAAAGCTCGAAGGCCGCCAGATGATGATGGTGTTGGCTCCGCGCTAA
- a CDS encoding VOC family protein, with protein MTGIISAVLVHVSDVEAAIDWYRKAFPQAVLTHLEAFDFSYLKIGNVDLEIVPADEKVASGTAGSVVYWHVDDFDASVAHFMAIGGTLYRGPLAIQDSLRMCQIKDPWGNCIGLRG; from the coding sequence ATGACCGGCATCATATCCGCCGTTCTTGTGCATGTAAGCGATGTGGAGGCTGCAATTGACTGGTATCGCAAGGCCTTTCCGCAAGCCGTCCTCACACACCTTGAGGCATTCGATTTCAGTTATCTGAAAATCGGCAATGTCGATCTGGAGATTGTTCCTGCAGATGAAAAGGTAGCATCAGGAACTGCAGGCAGTGTTGTTTACTGGCATGTTGATGATTTCGACGCATCGGTCGCGCATTTCATGGCCATTGGTGGAACACTTTATCGCGGGCCGCTCGCTATTCAGGACAGTCTGCGCATGTGCCAGATCAAAGACCCATGGGGCAATTGCATCGGCCTGCGTGGTTAA
- a CDS encoding DUF2852 domain-containing protein, producing MTNSALIRPAWTPATIALMVLGFIFFWPLGLAMLAYIIWGDRLGDFKRSVNEKTDSMFGSFRNCGKSESFGFGGTTGNAAFDDWRREELDRLAEERRKLEEARADFEAYAAELRRARDKEEFDRFMAERKASGKRTPATRKKNDSNEVTDI from the coding sequence ATGACCAATTCCGCATTGATCCGCCCCGCATGGACGCCAGCGACAATCGCGCTGATGGTGCTGGGTTTCATTTTCTTCTGGCCGCTTGGTCTCGCCATGCTCGCCTATATCATCTGGGGCGACCGTCTCGGTGATTTCAAACGCAGTGTGAATGAAAAGACCGACTCGATGTTTGGCTCGTTCCGCAACTGCGGCAAGAGCGAAAGCTTCGGCTTTGGCGGCACAACCGGCAATGCAGCTTTTGACGACTGGCGTCGCGAAGAACTCGACCGCCTGGCAGAAGAACGCCGCAAGCTGGAAGAAGCGCGCGCTGATTTTGAAGCCTATGCGGCAGAACTGCGCCGTGCTCGCGACAAGGAAGAGTTCGACCGTTTCATGGCTGAACGCAAAGCCTCCGGAAAACGGACGCCAGCGACACGCAAAAAGAACGACAGCAACGAAGTCACAGACATTTGA
- the pheT gene encoding phenylalanine--tRNA ligase subunit beta, with protein MKFTLSWLKDHLETDATLEQIVEKLTDIGLEVDGVDDRAAFKAFKVAKVLTAVQHPDADKLRVLSVDTGEGQPVQVVCGAPNARAGLVGVLGRPGDYVPGLDVTLSVGKIRGVESFGMMCSERELELSEEHDGIIDLPDDVPVGTSFAAYMGLDDPIIEIGLTPNRADCTGIRGIARDLAAAGLGTLKKLDAEPAKGEGETPVKVVLDQDTENPFCTGFALRLVKGVKNGPSPKWMQQRLKAIGLRPINALVDITNYVTFDLGRPLHVFDAAKVKGNLTVRAAKDGETILGLDQRDYKFKPGMYVIADENGPESIAGIMGGEHSGCDENTVDVLIESALWDPRMIARTGRELGIVTDARYRFERGVDPEMMIPGAEIATRLVLELCGGQPTVLDVVGYKPYQTRVIDFPVTEVKRLTGIEVPYDASFDILKRLGFGVEGDGKVIKASVPSWRGDVEGKADLVEEVMRIHGINQIAPQPLPNHGAVNGRILTTLQIRTRLARRTLASRGMMEAVTYSFISDAQAKAFGGGKPELKLANPIAADMSDMRPSLLPGLLSAAQRNADRGFGDTALFEVSGIYEGDKPEQQRRVAGGIRRGTAGVEGSGRFWSGNAATVGVFDAKADALAALEAAGAPVDRIQIEAGGPEWFHPGRSGTLKLGPKVVLGYFGEFHPDTLEVLDVSGSLCGFEVYIDAIPEPKAKATRTKPALSLSQFQSLKRDFAFVVDANVEAGSVVKAVSSADKKLIAGVQVFDIFTGASLGEGKKSIAVEVLLQPQDRTLTDEDLETLSKQVIASVTKQTGGVLRG; from the coding sequence ATGAAGTTCACACTTTCCTGGCTCAAGGATCACCTTGAAACCGATGCGACGCTGGAACAAATCGTCGAAAAGCTGACCGATATTGGTCTGGAAGTGGATGGGGTCGATGACCGCGCCGCTTTCAAGGCGTTCAAGGTCGCCAAAGTTCTGACGGCTGTTCAGCATCCGGATGCCGACAAGCTGCGCGTTCTCTCGGTTGATACGGGCGAAGGCCAGCCGGTTCAGGTTGTTTGCGGCGCACCAAATGCCCGCGCCGGTCTGGTCGGTGTTCTGGGTCGTCCGGGCGACTACGTGCCGGGTCTTGATGTCACGCTGTCAGTCGGCAAGATTCGCGGTGTCGAAAGCTTCGGTATGATGTGCTCCGAGCGCGAGCTTGAACTTTCTGAAGAGCATGATGGCATTATCGATCTGCCTGATGATGTTCCGGTCGGCACAAGCTTTGCCGCCTATATGGGCCTTGATGATCCAATCATCGAAATTGGCCTCACGCCAAACCGTGCCGATTGCACAGGTATTCGCGGCATCGCGCGCGATCTTGCAGCCGCTGGCCTTGGTACACTCAAGAAGCTTGATGCCGAACCTGCGAAGGGCGAGGGCGAGACGCCTGTAAAGGTTGTTCTCGATCAGGACACCGAGAACCCATTCTGCACCGGTTTTGCATTGCGTCTGGTCAAGGGCGTGAAAAACGGCCCAAGCCCGAAATGGATGCAGCAGCGCCTGAAGGCTATCGGCCTGCGCCCAATCAATGCACTGGTGGATATCACCAATTACGTGACATTTGATCTTGGTCGCCCGCTGCACGTCTTCGATGCGGCTAAGGTCAAGGGCAATCTGACAGTTCGTGCGGCCAAAGACGGCGAAACCATTCTCGGCCTCGACCAGCGAGACTATAAGTTCAAGCCGGGCATGTATGTGATCGCCGATGAAAACGGTCCCGAATCGATTGCCGGTATCATGGGTGGCGAGCATTCAGGTTGTGACGAAAACACCGTCGATGTGCTGATCGAATCGGCTCTCTGGGACCCGCGCATGATTGCCCGCACGGGTCGCGAACTCGGTATCGTCACGGATGCGCGCTATCGTTTTGAGCGTGGCGTCGATCCGGAAATGATGATCCCGGGTGCGGAAATTGCAACCAGACTCGTGCTCGAACTCTGCGGCGGTCAGCCGACAGTTCTCGACGTGGTTGGTTACAAACCTTATCAGACACGCGTCATCGATTTCCCGGTTACAGAAGTCAAACGCCTGACCGGCATCGAAGTGCCTTATGATGCCTCGTTCGATATCCTGAAGCGTCTTGGTTTTGGCGTTGAAGGCGATGGCAAGGTCATCAAGGCGAGCGTGCCAAGCTGGCGTGGCGACGTCGAAGGCAAGGCCGACCTCGTTGAAGAAGTCATGCGTATTCATGGCATCAACCAGATCGCGCCGCAGCCGTTGCCAAATCATGGTGCGGTTAATGGCCGTATCCTGACGACGCTTCAAATCCGCACGCGTCTTGCGCGTCGCACACTTGCTTCGCGCGGCATGATGGAAGCTGTGACCTATTCCTTCATTTCCGACGCGCAGGCCAAGGCCTTTGGCGGCGGCAAGCCGGAACTGAAACTTGCCAACCCGATTGCAGCAGATATGTCGGACATGCGGCCTTCGCTGCTGCCGGGTCTGCTGAGTGCTGCACAGCGCAACGCGGATCGCGGTTTTGGCGATACGGCTTTGTTCGAAGTATCGGGCATCTATGAAGGCGACAAGCCTGAACAGCAGCGTCGCGTGGCTGGCGGCATTCGTCGTGGCACGGCTGGCGTTGAAGGTTCGGGTCGTTTCTGGTCAGGCAATGCTGCAACCGTTGGCGTGTTCGATGCCAAGGCTGATGCATTGGCAGCACTTGAAGCAGCTGGCGCACCAGTTGACCGTATCCAGATAGAAGCCGGTGGGCCTGAATGGTTCCATCCGGGCCGTTCGGGCACGCTGAAACTCGGTCCAAAAGTTGTGCTGGGTTACTTCGGTGAGTTCCACCCGGACACGCTGGAAGTGCTTGATGTATCGGGCAGCCTTTGCGGATTTGAAGTCTACATTGATGCGATTCCTGAGCCGAAAGCTAAGGCAACCCGCACCAAGCCAGCTTTGAGCCTGTCGCAGTTCCAGAGCCTCAAGCGTGATTTTGCGTTTGTGGTGGATGCGAATGTGGAAGCTGGTAGCGTTGTGAAGGCGGTTTCATCTGCCGATAAGAAGCTGATCGCAGGCGTTCAGGTCTTCGATATCTTCACAGGCGCATCACTCGGTGAAGGCAAGAAGTCCATTGCAGTTGAAGTGCTGTTGCAGCCGCAGGATCGCACGCTGACCGATGAGGATCTCGAAACCTTGTCGAAGCAGGTGATTGCAAGTGTCACCAAGCAGACCGGCGGCGTCCTTCGCGGCTAA
- a CDS encoding alpha/beta hydrolase translates to MSGTQPDFIDVNGANIAVRYRAGRNAPGVVWLGGYRSDMLGTKAVVLDEWAQKSGHSALRLDYSGHGESGGDFNQGTISRWLDESLAVYAKYAQGPQILVGSSMGGWIALCMAQELKKAGKSPAGIVLIAPAPDFTAELVEPSLTEAQKRDLIEQGYFEESSEYSPNPYIYTRALIEDGRQNLVLKGIIDTGCPVHILQGMVDEAVPYQHALKLVEHLPVDDVTLTLVRDGDHRLSRPQDLDLLVRTVSGLVERISGPISGEE, encoded by the coding sequence ATGAGCGGAACACAGCCGGATTTTATCGACGTGAACGGCGCCAATATTGCTGTCCGTTACAGAGCGGGGCGCAATGCTCCCGGCGTCGTCTGGCTTGGTGGCTACCGTTCCGACATGCTCGGCACAAAGGCTGTCGTTCTCGATGAATGGGCCCAAAAGAGCGGACATTCGGCACTTCGCCTCGATTATTCGGGCCATGGTGAGTCGGGTGGCGACTTCAACCAGGGAACGATTTCGCGCTGGCTCGACGAAAGCCTCGCAGTTTATGCGAAATATGCGCAAGGCCCGCAAATACTTGTCGGCTCGTCGATGGGCGGGTGGATAGCGCTGTGCATGGCGCAAGAGCTGAAAAAGGCTGGCAAGTCACCTGCTGGGATCGTTCTGATCGCGCCGGCACCGGATTTCACCGCCGAACTCGTCGAGCCGTCGCTGACCGAAGCACAAAAGCGTGATCTCATCGAACAAGGCTATTTCGAGGAATCTTCGGAATACTCGCCCAATCCATACATCTATACCCGCGCACTGATCGAAGATGGACGCCAGAATCTGGTTCTGAAGGGAATCATCGACACGGGCTGCCCGGTCCATATTCTGCAAGGCATGGTGGATGAGGCTGTTCCCTATCAACACGCCTTGAAGCTGGTCGAGCATCTGCCGGTCGATGATGTGACGCTGACACTGGTTCGTGACGGCGATCATCGCCTGTCTCGCCCGCAGGACCTCGATCTGCTCGTCCGCACTGTATCGGGCTTAGTCGAACGCATATCTGGCCCCATATCCGGCGAGGAATAA
- the rplT gene encoding 50S ribosomal protein L20: MARVKRGVTSHAKHKKVLDQASGFRGRRKNTIRTAKAAVDRSKQYAYRDRKNRKRTFRALWIQRINAAVREQGLTYGRFIDGLAKAGIEVDRKVLSDIAIHEPDAFGALVASAKKALEYLKNTETPNAFEGAVR; the protein is encoded by the coding sequence ATGGCACGTGTAAAACGCGGCGTAACTTCCCACGCCAAGCACAAAAAAGTTCTCGATCAGGCTTCCGGTTTCCGTGGCCGTCGTAAGAATACAATCCGCACCGCTAAGGCTGCTGTTGATCGTTCGAAGCAGTATGCTTACCGCGATCGCAAGAACCGTAAGCGTACGTTCCGCGCTCTCTGGATTCAGCGTATCAACGCTGCTGTTCGTGAGCAGGGCCTGACCTACGGCCGTTTCATCGACGGTCTTGCTAAGGCAGGTATCGAGGTTGACCGTAAGGTTCTTTCCGACATCGCAATTCATGAACCGGATGCGTTCGGTGCGCTGGTTGCGTCGGCAAAGAAGGCTCTCGAGTACCTCAAGAACACCGAGACCCCAAATGCTTTTGAAGGCGCTGTTCGCTAA
- a CDS encoding methyltransferase family protein, whose translation MKTLGELGKYQQRRRLAIAIVIGLLVVALLFVRSQSTGHMHEYIEAFGISLIVAAIIGRMWCTLYIGGRKSAEIVQSGPYSITRNPLYVFSAIGAIGIGAQTGSIIIALGFGVLCYLAFATVIRTEEKFLKANFGKPYEAYCASVPRFFPKLSLFRDDKELIVKPDRIYRTFTDGLVFFVAYPFFEFIEYLQDVGTLPVLLRLY comes from the coding sequence ATGAAAACACTTGGCGAACTGGGCAAATATCAGCAACGACGTCGTCTTGCGATTGCCATTGTTATTGGGCTTCTTGTGGTTGCGCTGTTGTTTGTGCGCTCACAATCGACAGGCCATATGCATGAATATATTGAAGCCTTTGGCATCAGCCTCATCGTTGCGGCCATTATTGGTCGCATGTGGTGCACGCTTTATATCGGCGGACGCAAGAGTGCGGAAATCGTGCAAAGCGGCCCTTATTCCATCACGCGTAATCCACTTTATGTTTTCAGTGCCATCGGTGCCATTGGCATCGGCGCGCAAACGGGAAGCATCATCATTGCGCTGGGCTTCGGTGTTCTGTGCTATCTGGCATTTGCCACCGTCATCCGTACCGAAGAGAAGTTTCTGAAGGCGAATTTCGGAAAGCCCTATGAGGCTTATTGCGCAAGTGTTCCGCGATTCTTTCCAAAACTGTCCTTGTTTCGGGACGACAAGGAACTGATTGTAAAGCCCGACCGCATTTATCGCACTTTTACGGACGGCCTTGTGTTTTTCGTCGCCTATCCGTTCTTTGAATTCATCGAATATCTTCAGGATGTCGGTACATTGCCAGTACTTTTGCGCCTTTATTGA
- a CDS encoding YdcF family protein — protein MTSDIQIAVSAEILAAARMLWDYHCIYDELQTADVIIGLGSYDTRVAKHASELYMQGLATWLMFTGHSGNWTKGLYKNSEAEAFAEIAIAEGVPREAIIIEPKATNIGENILFSREKMVPGAISPIFVTKPQTQRRVRATVDRQWPEAKAFVTAPPTSFEDQPTPGHSFEMLMREMTGDIRRILEYPAQGFQIAQAVPLEVMEAYDYLIAKGYEDGSSLG, from the coding sequence ATGACATCAGACATTCAAATTGCAGTATCGGCCGAAATACTGGCCGCAGCGCGTATGCTATGGGATTACCATTGCATCTATGATGAACTTCAGACCGCCGATGTCATTATCGGATTGGGTAGCTACGATACGCGCGTCGCAAAACACGCCTCAGAGCTTTATATGCAAGGCCTTGCCACCTGGCTCATGTTTACAGGCCACAGCGGCAACTGGACCAAAGGCCTATATAAAAACTCCGAAGCGGAAGCATTTGCAGAAATTGCGATTGCCGAAGGTGTCCCGAGAGAAGCAATCATCATTGAGCCAAAGGCCACCAATATTGGCGAAAACATCTTGTTCTCGCGTGAGAAAATGGTGCCGGGTGCTATCAGTCCGATTTTCGTGACCAAGCCACAAACCCAGCGTCGGGTTCGCGCGACTGTTGATCGGCAATGGCCCGAAGCCAAGGCTTTCGTTACAGCCCCGCCGACATCCTTCGAAGATCAGCCGACACCGGGCCATAGTTTCGAAATGCTCATGCGTGAAATGACCGGCGATATCCGGCGTATTCTCGAATATCCGGCGCAGGGCTTCCAGATTGCACAAGCAGTTCCCCTTGAGGTCATGGAAGCGTATGATTATCTGATCGCTAAGGGCTATGAGGACGGTTCCAGTTTGGGTTGA
- a CDS encoding benzoate/H(+) symporter BenE family transporter, producing the protein MRFSVFASSAVAAIVGFGSTLALIIAAANALGATQAQTASWVTAVCLAIAASSAWLSVRYKMPIIGAWSTPGLALIGASVGFTMPEAVGAFIVAAIALILTGLIRQLSTLVSRIPTSVASGMLAGVLLSFVIAAAKTVSLDPAFVLPLVALFFVIRLFNPSLAVIAVLVIGMTYALLSGRAPQLPAPEISTLTLIWPEFHMGAIIALALPLYIVTMASQNLPGFAVLRASGYEPPTSASLQVTGLFSLLSAPFGAGTSNLAAISAALCTGPDAHPDHAKRWLTGPVYAAIYVVFALFGASLVAIFAVLPTTLIALVAGLALTGPFINAMSLALKHEEERLAAVITFAVTASGIAFFGVGSAFWALLAGLGVAVLEHLRKKISR; encoded by the coding sequence ATGCGCTTTTCGGTCTTTGCATCTTCAGCCGTCGCGGCAATCGTCGGCTTTGGCTCTACGCTGGCGCTCATCATTGCGGCAGCAAATGCACTTGGTGCAACGCAGGCGCAAACAGCGAGCTGGGTAACAGCTGTCTGTCTGGCAATTGCCGCCTCGTCCGCCTGGTTGAGTGTTCGTTACAAGATGCCGATTATCGGAGCCTGGTCAACGCCGGGCCTGGCACTGATTGGCGCGAGCGTAGGTTTCACCATGCCTGAAGCCGTTGGCGCTTTTATTGTGGCAGCCATTGCCCTGATCCTGACCGGGCTAATCCGGCAGCTCTCGACGCTGGTATCGCGTATTCCGACCTCTGTCGCATCGGGCATGCTGGCAGGCGTATTGCTGAGTTTCGTTATCGCAGCGGCAAAGACCGTCTCACTTGACCCGGCTTTCGTGCTGCCCTTGGTGGCTCTGTTTTTCGTGATCCGCCTGTTTAACCCGTCTCTCGCCGTTATCGCCGTGCTGGTAATCGGCATGACTTACGCGCTCTTGTCAGGTCGCGCACCACAATTGCCTGCGCCCGAAATTTCGACGCTGACACTGATCTGGCCCGAATTTCACATGGGCGCGATTATTGCCTTGGCGCTTCCACTCTATATCGTCACCATGGCATCGCAGAACCTGCCGGGCTTTGCAGTGTTGCGCGCTTCGGGCTATGAGCCTCCGACCAGCGCCTCCTTGCAGGTGACAGGTCTTTTCTCCCTGCTCTCAGCGCCTTTTGGCGCAGGCACCAGCAATCTTGCTGCCATTTCTGCAGCTCTGTGCACCGGCCCGGATGCCCATCCCGATCATGCGAAGCGCTGGCTGACCGGTCCCGTCTATGCAGCAATCTATGTCGTCTTCGCTCTGTTTGGCGCTTCGCTTGTCGCGATCTTCGCTGTGCTGCCCACAACACTCATTGCGCTGGTGGCGGGCCTTGCCCTGACAGGCCCGTTCATCAACGCCATGTCGCTCGCCCTCAAACATGAAGAAGAACGGCTTGCAGCGGTCATAACTTTTGCTGTGACAGCCTCAGGCATCGCTTTTTTCGGCGTCGGTTCAGCCTTCTGGGCGCTTTTGGCGGGACTTGGCGTGGCTGTCCTCGAACATTTACGCAAAAAAATTTCGAGATAA
- the pheS gene encoding phenylalanine--tRNA ligase subunit alpha, whose amino-acid sequence MSDLEQLEQTILGDIAQAVDEQAIEAVRVAALGKKGTISEKLKTLGSMSPEERQAQGPAINGLKNRVTEALTERKTELRRQAIAARLEREKVDVTLPVRESAASRGRIHPISQVIDEITAIFADMGFSIAEGPDIETDYYNFTALNFPEGHPAREMHDTFFFNADEKGERKLLRTHTSPVQVHTMEKFAALRDKEGRDEPIRIVIPGKTYRMDSDATHSPMFHQVEGLVVDKSANVANMKWVLEEFCKSFFEVPSVTMRMRPSFFPFTEPSVEVDIQCDRSGPHVKFGEGNDWLEILGCGMVHPNVLRASGYDPDVYQGFAWGMGIDRIAMLKYGMPDLRAFFDADVRWINHYGFRPLDIPTLFGGLSA is encoded by the coding sequence ATGAGCGATCTTGAACAACTCGAACAAACAATTCTTGGCGATATCGCCCAGGCTGTTGATGAGCAGGCGATTGAAGCGGTACGCGTTGCTGCATTGGGCAAAAAGGGCACGATCTCTGAGAAGCTGAAAACGCTGGGTTCAATGTCTCCTGAAGAGCGTCAGGCACAGGGCCCGGCGATCAATGGTTTGAAGAACCGCGTCACTGAAGCGCTGACTGAGCGTAAGACCGAATTGCGTCGCCAAGCGATTGCCGCTCGCCTTGAGCGCGAGAAGGTCGACGTGACGTTGCCAGTTCGTGAAAGCGCTGCATCGCGTGGCCGCATTCACCCAATTTCGCAGGTTATCGATGAAATCACTGCAATTTTTGCGGATATGGGCTTCTCGATTGCCGAAGGTCCAGATATCGAGACCGACTATTACAATTTTACGGCGCTGAACTTCCCTGAAGGCCATCCGGCGCGCGAAATGCACGACACGTTCTTCTTCAATGCAGACGAGAAGGGTGAGCGCAAATTGCTGCGCACGCATACCTCTCCGGTGCAGGTCCACACGATGGAGAAGTTCGCAGCGCTGCGTGACAAGGAAGGTCGTGACGAGCCGATCCGCATCGTCATTCCGGGCAAGACCTACCGCATGGATTCCGACGCCACCCATTCGCCGATGTTTCATCAGGTCGAAGGTCTGGTCGTCGATAAGTCGGCTAATGTTGCCAATATGAAGTGGGTGCTGGAAGAGTTCTGCAAATCCTTCTTCGAAGTGCCTTCGGTGACAATGCGTATGCGTCCGAGCTTCTTTCCTTTCACCGAACCATCGGTTGAAGTCGATATTCAGTGCGACCGTTCCGGCCCGCATGTGAAGTTCGGTGAAGGCAATGACTGGCTCGAAATTCTGGGCTGCGGCATGGTACATCCGAATGTACTGCGCGCTTCCGGCTACGATCCGGACGTCTATCAGGGCTTCGCATGGGGCATGGGTATCGACCGTATTGCCATGCTGAAATATGGCATGCCTGATCTGCGCGCCTTCTTCGATGCCGATGTGCGCTGGATCAATCATTACGGTTTCCGTCCCCTCGACATTCCGACGCTGTTCGGCGGTTTGAGCGCGTAA
- the rpmI gene encoding 50S ribosomal protein L35 yields the protein MPKMKTKSAAKKRFKITGTGKVVAAAAGKRHGMIKRSNKFIRDARGTMVLSEADAKIVKQFLPNGL from the coding sequence ATGCCCAAGATGAAGACCAAATCGGCTGCTAAGAAGCGGTTCAAAATTACAGGCACTGGCAAAGTTGTAGCTGCGGCTGCAGGCAAGCGCCATGGCATGATCAAGCGCTCGAACAAGTTCATTCGCGATGCACGCGGCACCATGGTGCTCTCGGAAGCAGATGCGAAGATTGTAAAACAGTTCCTGCCTAACGGCCTCTAA
- a CDS encoding M48 family metallopeptidase: MGFSLFRSSKAKKSAIVRNERIHAVAGRELPLRVLENPRAKRLTLRIETGGKGLRVTIPPGLPDREIQSFLIRHEGWIESRIAKLPDQAGIRAGVKIPIRGVPHLITHQPGRGTVDLLEGNILLVHGDPTHLARRVADYLKREVKRDIEQLVARHTTTVGRKAKAIRFKDTKSRWGSCTSEGVLSFSWRIGMAPPPVINYLVAHEVAHLIEMNHGPKFWKLCLDLCPDTERCKAWLKRNGSALQAIDFT, translated from the coding sequence ATGGGCTTTTCCTTATTTCGTTCATCGAAGGCTAAAAAGTCGGCGATAGTCAGAAACGAACGCATTCATGCGGTCGCGGGACGTGAATTGCCTTTGCGCGTGCTGGAAAACCCGCGCGCCAAACGTTTGACCCTGCGCATTGAGACTGGCGGCAAAGGTCTGCGTGTCACCATTCCACCCGGTCTGCCGGATCGTGAGATTCAGAGCTTTCTGATCCGCCATGAGGGCTGGATCGAAAGTCGCATTGCGAAACTGCCAGATCAGGCAGGCATCCGCGCAGGCGTCAAAATCCCCATTCGTGGCGTTCCGCATCTCATCACTCATCAGCCGGGACGCGGCACGGTAGATTTGCTGGAAGGCAATATTCTGCTCGTTCATGGCGACCCTACGCATCTTGCGCGGCGCGTCGCCGATTACCTCAAGCGTGAAGTCAAGCGCGACATCGAACAACTGGTTGCTCGTCACACAACAACCGTGGGCCGTAAAGCCAAAGCGATCCGATTCAAGGATACCAAAAGCCGCTGGGGGTCATGTACCTCGGAAGGCGTGCTTTCGTTTTCATGGCGCATCGGCATGGCCCCGCCGCCCGTCATCAACTATCTCGTCGCTCATGAAGTGGCGCATCTGATCGAGATGAACCATGGGCCGAAATTCTGGAAACTCTGCCTTGATCTTTGCCCCGACACCGAGCGCTGCAAAGCATGGCTAAAGCGCAATGGCAGCGCATTACAGGCTATCGACTTTACATGA
- a CDS encoding phosphoribosylanthranilate isomerase, producing MVFDIKICGLKTPEAVEAALIGGATHIGFIFFPKSPRHLTPAAAGRLREAARNRAKVVAVTVDADDATLDEIVRELEPDMLQLHGHETPQRVADVKKRYSLPVIKAFAVREAHDLDAIAPYKGIADRFLFDAKPPKGADLPGGNGVSFDWALLDALDESVDYMLSGGLNAGNIAEALQKTRAPGIDVSSGVERTPGEKDVRLIEEFFQAVATADERPSAKHA from the coding sequence ATGGTTTTTGATATAAAAATATGCGGTCTTAAAACGCCTGAAGCAGTCGAGGCTGCGCTCATTGGCGGGGCGACCCATATTGGCTTTATCTTCTTTCCAAAAAGCCCGCGCCATCTCACGCCTGCCGCTGCGGGCCGATTGCGCGAAGCAGCCCGAAACCGCGCCAAAGTTGTCGCGGTGACGGTCGACGCTGACGATGCCACGCTTGATGAAATCGTGCGCGAGCTTGAGCCTGACATGTTGCAACTGCACGGCCATGAAACGCCGCAACGTGTTGCGGACGTGAAAAAGCGTTACAGCCTGCCGGTCATCAAGGCATTTGCGGTGCGGGAAGCTCACGATCTTGATGCGATCGCACCTTACAAGGGCATTGCCGATCGCTTTCTTTTTGATGCCAAGCCACCGAAAGGCGCAGACCTTCCGGGCGGCAATGGTGTATCCTTTGACTGGGCATTGCTCGACGCGCTTGACGAAAGTGTCGATTACATGCTTTCCGGTGGACTGAACGCGGGCAACATTGCCGAGGCGCTGCAAAAGACACGCGCGCCGGGTATCGATGTATCGTCCGGAGTAGAGCGCACACCCGGCGAAAAGGATGTGCGTCTGATTGAAGAATTTTTCCAGGCCGTTGCGACTGCGGATGAAAGACCATCTGCGAAGCACGCCTGA